The Streptomyces sp. NBC_01317 genomic interval GGCTCGACAGAGGGGCGCACCATGGTGGCGGAGCAGATCCGGCGATGGGAATCGGGCGCTCTCGCCCATGCGGTCAGCGACCCCTTCGGGCAGGGCCCGTTACCGTGGCTGCGCGGCAGTGAGAACTACTTCGACGACACCGGCCAGGTCGTCCCCTGGTACGCCGCCCCCACGCTCGGCCGCGAGCGCAGCCCGGGCCCCCGTACCGCCGACGACGTACGCCGGCAGATCAAGGGCTTCGCGTCCACCGGCGCCGCCGCCCCCGGCGAGTCCATCGACTTCCACATCACGGTCGACCCGCCCCAGCAGTTCTCCGTCGACATCTACCGGATCGGGCACTACAGCGGCGACGGCGCCTCCAAGATAACCACCAGCCCCCGGCTCTCCGGGATCGTCCAGCCCCCGCCCCTGGCCGCGGACCGTACGGTCTCCTGCCATCACTGGTGGCTCTCCTGGCGGCTCCAGATCCCCTCGTACTGGGCGCTCGGCGCCTACGTCGCCGTCCTCACCACCATCGACGGCTACCGCTCCCACATCCCCTTCACCATCCGCGACAACCGCCCCGCCGACCTCCTCCTGCTCCTCCCCGACATCACCTGGCAGGCGTACAACCTCTACCCCGAGGACGGCCACACCGGCGCCAGCCTCTACCACGCCTGGGACGACCAGGGCACCCTCCTCGGCGAGGAGGACGCCGCCACGACCGTCTCCTTCGACCGCCCGTACGCGGGCGCGGGCCTGCCCCTGCACGTCGGGCACGCGTACGACTTCATCCGCTGGGCCGAGCGGTACGGATACGACCTCGCGTACGCCGACGCCCGCGACCTGCACGCGGGCCGCGTCGACCCCACCCGCTACCGGGGCCTGGTCTTCCCCGGCCACGACGAGTACTGGTCCGTCCCCATGCGCCGTACGGTCGAGCAGGCGCGCGATCACGGCACCTCCCTCGTCTTCCTCTCCGCCAACACCATGTACTGGCAGGTCGAGCTGAGCCCCTCCGCCTCCGGCGTCCCCGACCGCCTCCTCACCTGCCTCAAACGACGCGGCCCCGGCCGCTCCGCCCTCTGGCGGGACGTGGACCGGCCGGAGCAGAAACTGCTCGGCATCCAGTACGCGGGCCGCGTCCCGGAACCCCACCCCCTGGTCGTACGGAACGCCGGGCACTGGCTCTGGGAAGCCACCGGCGCCGCCGAGGGCGACGAGATCGAGGGACTCGTGGCGGGAGAGGCCGACCGGTACTACCCCCGGATCTCCCTCCCCGAGCACGAGGACCGCATCCTGCTCGCGCACTCCCCGTACCGCGACAGCGAGAACGCCCGCCGCCACCAGGAGACTTCGCTCTACCGCGCCCCCTCCGGCGCCCTCGTCTTCGCCTCGGGCACCTTCGCCTGGTCGCCGAAACTGGACCGGCCGGGCCACGTCGACCCCCGCGTGCAGCGCGCCACCGCCAACCTCCTGGACCGCATCTGCAAACGGGACTGAGGGGCGAGAGGATGGGAGAGGGAGGGGCTTCCCGCCCGTGGGCGGCGGGGGACCCGCCCCCGTGGACGCCGCGACTTCCGGCATACGGGAGAATCGAGGCGATCTTGAAGCCCCACCCCTCGGAGGAACCGTGTCCGGATTCGTGGAAAAGCCCGAGCCCCTGGAGGTCCCGGGCCTCGTGCATCTGCACACCGGCAAGGTGCGCGACCTGTACCGGAACGAGGCCGGCGACCTCGTGATGGTCGCCGGCGACCGCATCTCCGCGTACGACTGGGTCCTGCCCACCGAGATCCCCGACAAGGGCCGGGTCCTCACCCAGCTCTCCCTCTGGTGGTTCGACAAGCTCGCGGACCTCGTGCCGAACCACGTGATCTCCACGGACCTTCCCGAGGGCGCCCCCGACGACTGGGCCGGCCGCACGCTCATCTGCACGTCCCT includes:
- a CDS encoding N,N-dimethylformamidase beta subunit family domain-containing protein: MVAEQIRRWESGALAHAVSDPFGQGPLPWLRGSENYFDDTGQVVPWYAAPTLGRERSPGPRTADDVRRQIKGFASTGAAAPGESIDFHITVDPPQQFSVDIYRIGHYSGDGASKITTSPRLSGIVQPPPLAADRTVSCHHWWLSWRLQIPSYWALGAYVAVLTTIDGYRSHIPFTIRDNRPADLLLLLPDITWQAYNLYPEDGHTGASLYHAWDDQGTLLGEEDAATTVSFDRPYAGAGLPLHVGHAYDFIRWAERYGYDLAYADARDLHAGRVDPTRYRGLVFPGHDEYWSVPMRRTVEQARDHGTSLVFLSANTMYWQVELSPSASGVPDRLLTCLKRRGPGRSALWRDVDRPEQKLLGIQYAGRVPEPHPLVVRNAGHWLWEATGAAEGDEIEGLVAGEADRYYPRISLPEHEDRILLAHSPYRDSENARRHQETSLYRAPSGALVFASGTFAWSPKLDRPGHVDPRVQRATANLLDRICKRD